Proteins encoded in a region of the Coffea eugenioides isolate CCC68of chromosome 4, Ceug_1.0, whole genome shotgun sequence genome:
- the LOC113768178 gene encoding uncharacterized protein LOC113768178 translates to MEATEEVGGLLGKIMPPRLEDAGLEDCALPPESIKEAFLKAATAVRSIVSASSDDEGAEGRCVNDPWPKVEGSSDELVGISGGVDDVPGGCQTEKGGGLPDVAGDEVSVQDAEEKVDEVVVGGPALPEGGGACIDGLRGLEIRGKSRGKIGKKLRDGEADNVDDDSEEEKPILAEGHV, encoded by the coding sequence ATGGAAGCGACAGAGGAAGTAGGAGGGCTTTTAGGTAAAATAATGCCACCCAGGCTGGAAGACGCCGGCCTCGAAGACTGTGCATTGCCACCCGAATCCATCAAGGAAGCCTTTCTAAAAGCCGCCACCGCCGTCCGGTCAATCGTCTCTGCCTCATCCGACGACGAAGGAGCGGAGGGACGTTGCGTGAACGATCCGTGGCCAAAAGTTGAAGGTTCTTCCGACGAACTCGTTGGGATTTCAGGCGGTGTTGATGATGTTCCCGGAGGCTGCCAGACCGAGAAGGGCGGCGGTTTGCCGGATGTGGCCGGTGATGAGGTTTCTGTGCAAGATGCGGAGGAGAAAGTGGATGAGGTGGTAGTTGGCGGGCCCGCTTTGCCCGAGGGTGGAGGAGCTTGTATTGATGGTTTGCGGGGGTTGGAAATTAGAGGGAAGAgtaggggtaaaattggaaaGAAATTGAGGGATGGTGAGGCTGATAACGTAGATGACGATAGCGAGGAGGAAAAACCTATTTTAGCTGAAGGTCATGTGTAA